A stretch of the Paucidesulfovibrio longus DSM 6739 genome encodes the following:
- a CDS encoding FAD:protein FMN transferase, with the protein MKTYSYDCGAGVARRRDGNRRLTRRSFLRYGTMLGAGLTLTPLLDPLLGARAAAVEFVGKVRPHRLEACRFLLGTFVNITAVDASRDKAETAIEAAYAEILRLSAILNRHDSGTPLSHLNRFGSLNGAEPELVAVVERALAVHRLTDGVFDPSVAPLVDLLRAAGPHEPDAAAMREALDLVGAVHVRVAGRNLTLGRTGMALTLDGIGKGYVVDRASEVMARLGVRDHLINAGGDIRASGRPTPERGWRIALEDPRGHETTPSVIELRDMAVATSGAYEQTWGPGRHHIVRPDSGICPGQVLSVSVAAPTVMGADCLATALFASSPHAGLALADSLPGRECLILGQSGAALKSARWNTLECRT; encoded by the coding sequence ATGAAGACCTACAGCTATGATTGCGGCGCGGGCGTGGCTCGCCGCCGGGACGGAAACCGCCGCCTGACCCGGCGCAGTTTTCTGCGCTACGGCACCATGCTCGGCGCCGGGCTGACCCTGACGCCCCTTCTGGATCCCCTGCTGGGGGCGCGGGCCGCTGCCGTGGAGTTCGTCGGAAAAGTCCGGCCGCACCGGCTGGAAGCGTGCCGCTTTCTTCTCGGCACCTTCGTGAACATCACCGCGGTGGACGCAAGCCGGGACAAGGCCGAAACCGCCATTGAGGCCGCGTACGCCGAAATACTGCGCCTCTCCGCCATTCTCAACCGCCATGATTCCGGAACCCCGCTGTCGCACCTGAATCGCTTCGGCAGCCTGAACGGGGCGGAACCGGAACTGGTCGCCGTGGTGGAGCGGGCCCTGGCTGTGCATCGCCTGACGGACGGCGTTTTCGATCCCAGCGTGGCCCCGCTGGTGGACCTGCTGCGCGCGGCAGGCCCGCACGAGCCGGACGCCGCCGCAATGCGCGAGGCCCTGGACCTGGTGGGCGCGGTGCACGTGCGCGTCGCGGGCCGGAACCTGACGCTGGGGCGCACGGGCATGGCCCTGACCCTGGACGGCATCGGCAAGGGCTATGTCGTGGACCGGGCTTCGGAAGTCATGGCCAGGCTGGGCGTGCGGGATCATCTCATCAATGCGGGCGGCGACATCCGCGCTTCGGGAAGGCCGACCCCGGAGCGGGGCTGGCGCATCGCCCTGGAAGACCCGCGCGGACACGAGACCACGCCTTCCGTCATCGAGCTGCGCGACATGGCCGTGGCCACCTCCGGAGCCTATGAACAGACCTGGGGACCGGGGCGGCACCACATCGTGCGCCCCGATTCCGGCATCTGCCCGGGGCAGGTCCTGTCCGTGTCCGTGGCCGCGCCAACGGTCATGGGGGCGGACTGTCTGGCCACCGCGCTCTTCGCTTCGTCGCCCCACGCAGGGCTTGCCTTGGCCGACAGCCTTCCCGGCAGGGAATGCCTGATTCTCGGGCAGTCCGGGGCGGCGTTGAAATCCGCGCGTTGGAATACGCTGGAATGCCGTACCTGA
- a CDS encoding RnfABCDGE type electron transport complex subunit B — protein MIASSVAIVFGLSFVAAVLLAAASRVFHVEEDPRVAEVEACLPGANCGGCGLPGCSAAAAAVVAGEAPPEICVAGGMDTAAAIARVMGLSVDYREPQVAALICSGGDRAKRMFAYEGVRDCRAEAMLYGGEKSCGLGCIGMGSCVRACPFDAVRLGRDNLPVVNKALCRSCGKCAEVCPTGAIRITSFSASLLHVNKLVDCLAPCMQKCPVQLDVRTFVQQVKTGDLHGALLTLKNRNPLPLIVGRICPHPCEDICRRKIVDEGVGINALERYVADWEMNTGRIPIHVAPETGRKVAIVGGGPAGLSCAYFLRRLGHHPVIFESHSALGGMLRYAIPEFRLPRNVVDWEIQGILELGVEVRTYMTFGKDFDLGDLESQGYEAVFLATGAWRNPRLYIPGDDARNIVGGVDFLTGVGSRWTNLKGRRAVVVGGTNSAMDIARSLVRLGAERTSVLTRHIPRKMAANKYEIEKAEEIGAEILVQTMPQSFELDESGRAVAVRYVRTEYPDEKKAAGEPRPVPGTEARLEADLFVVATDRVPDLSPYLDKRGLGPFRLTKQGTIIGDDMTMRTNLPHVFVGGELRRGRSIVMEAVADGRRAARSIHNFVTTGDVPMPTLPQERVVPESLLKGMRVRWRIPKVQPSEVPVKARLERFALEVRRGIGDREAVKEASRCLRCGFTCYDAEAGSEFAEDRDVTPYEQAVEN, from the coding sequence ATGATCGCTTCCTCTGTCGCCATTGTTTTCGGCTTGAGTTTCGTGGCCGCCGTGCTGCTGGCCGCGGCTTCCCGCGTCTTTCACGTGGAGGAGGATCCGCGCGTGGCCGAGGTGGAGGCCTGCCTTCCCGGAGCCAACTGCGGCGGCTGCGGGCTGCCAGGCTGCTCCGCGGCCGCGGCCGCGGTCGTGGCGGGCGAGGCTCCCCCGGAGATCTGCGTGGCCGGCGGCATGGACACGGCCGCGGCCATCGCCAGGGTCATGGGCCTGAGCGTCGATTACCGCGAGCCGCAGGTGGCCGCTTTGATCTGCTCCGGCGGCGACCGGGCCAAGCGCATGTTCGCCTATGAGGGCGTGCGCGACTGCCGGGCGGAGGCCATGCTTTACGGCGGGGAGAAAAGCTGCGGACTCGGCTGCATCGGCATGGGCTCCTGCGTGCGCGCCTGTCCCTTCGATGCCGTTCGCCTCGGCCGGGACAATCTGCCCGTGGTCAACAAGGCCCTGTGCCGCTCCTGCGGCAAGTGCGCCGAGGTCTGTCCCACGGGCGCGATCCGCATCACCAGCTTTTCCGCAAGCCTGCTGCACGTGAACAAGCTCGTGGACTGCCTTGCGCCCTGCATGCAGAAGTGCCCGGTGCAGCTCGACGTGCGCACCTTCGTCCAGCAGGTCAAGACCGGCGATCTGCACGGCGCACTGCTGACCCTCAAGAACCGCAACCCGCTGCCCCTGATCGTGGGCCGCATCTGTCCGCATCCCTGCGAGGACATCTGCCGCCGCAAGATCGTGGACGAGGGCGTGGGCATCAACGCGCTGGAGCGCTACGTTGCCGACTGGGAGATGAACACGGGGCGCATCCCCATTCACGTGGCTCCGGAAACGGGCCGCAAGGTGGCCATCGTGGGCGGCGGCCCGGCCGGGCTTTCCTGCGCCTATTTCTTGCGCCGCCTGGGGCACCATCCCGTGATCTTCGAGTCCCATTCGGCGCTCGGCGGCATGCTTCGCTACGCCATCCCCGAGTTCCGGCTGCCGCGCAACGTGGTGGACTGGGAAATCCAGGGCATCCTGGAACTGGGCGTGGAAGTGCGCACCTATATGACCTTCGGCAAGGATTTCGACCTCGGCGATCTGGAAAGCCAGGGCTATGAGGCCGTGTTCCTGGCCACGGGCGCCTGGCGCAATCCCCGTCTCTATATTCCGGGAGACGACGCCAGAAACATCGTGGGTGGGGTTGATTTCCTCACGGGCGTCGGCTCGCGCTGGACCAACCTCAAGGGCAGGCGCGCCGTGGTCGTCGGCGGCACCAACTCGGCCATGGATATCGCCCGGAGCCTGGTTCGTCTCGGCGCGGAGCGGACCAGCGTGCTCACGCGGCACATTCCGCGCAAAATGGCCGCGAACAAGTACGAAATCGAGAAGGCCGAGGAAATCGGAGCCGAAATCCTCGTCCAAACCATGCCCCAGAGTTTCGAGCTGGATGAATCAGGCCGCGCCGTTGCCGTGCGCTATGTGCGCACGGAGTATCCCGACGAGAAGAAGGCCGCGGGCGAGCCGCGTCCCGTGCCCGGCACCGAGGCGCGGCTGGAGGCGGATCTCTTCGTGGTCGCCACGGACCGCGTGCCCGATCTCAGCCCCTATCTGGACAAGCGCGGCCTCGGACCGTTCCGCTTGACCAAGCAGGGCACCATCATCGGCGACGACATGACCATGCGCACCAACCTGCCGCACGTCTTCGTGGGCGGCGAGCTGCGCCGGGGGCGCTCCATCGTCATGGAAGCCGTGGCCGACGGACGTCGCGCCGCGCGGTCGATCCACAACTTCGTGACCACGGGCGACGTGCCCATGCCCACCCTGCCGCAGGAACGGGTCGTGCCCGAATCCCTGCTCAAGGGCATGCGCGTGCGCTGGCGCATCCCCAAGGTGCAGCCCTCGGAGGTGCCCGTTAAGGCCCGGCTGGAGCGTTTCGCCCTGGAAGTGCGCAGAGGCATCGGCGACCGCGAGGCCGTCAAGGAGGCCAGCCGTTGCCTGCGTTGCGGCTTTACCTGCTACGACGCGGAAGCGGGCTCGGAATTCGCCGAGGACAGGGACGTGACTCCTTATGAACAGGCAGTCGAAAACTAA
- a CDS encoding electron transport complex protein RnfA, producing the protein MDYFLLIITAVFISNIVLVQYLGSCPFMGTSKAIGVALGMGGAVVFVMTMATALTWPIQHLLLLPNGVDYLQTIVFILVIASLVQLVEMFLRKFVPPLYASLGIYLPLITTNCAVLGVAILVQRNDLPFVRGVVYSLASGAGFLLALVLMAAIRERFDTAPIPRVFRGTPIALVTAGVMSLAFYAFRGMGG; encoded by the coding sequence ATGGATTACTTCCTGCTCATCATCACCGCCGTGTTCATCAGCAACATCGTGCTGGTGCAATACCTGGGATCCTGCCCGTTCATGGGCACGTCCAAGGCCATCGGGGTGGCTCTCGGCATGGGCGGAGCCGTGGTCTTCGTCATGACCATGGCCACGGCCCTGACCTGGCCCATCCAGCACCTGCTGCTCCTGCCGAACGGCGTGGACTATCTCCAGACCATCGTCTTCATTCTGGTCATCGCCTCGCTGGTGCAGCTGGTGGAGATGTTCCTGCGCAAGTTCGTGCCGCCGCTCTATGCCTCCCTGGGCATCTATCTGCCGCTGATCACCACCAACTGCGCCGTGCTCGGCGTGGCCATCCTGGTGCAGCGCAACGATCTGCCCTTTGTCCGGGGCGTGGTCTATTCCCTGGCCTCCGGAGCGGGCTTCCTGTTGGCACTGGTGCTCATGGCGGCCATTCGCGAGCGGTTCGACACGGCCCCCATCCCCCGGGTCTTTCGCGGCACGCCCATCGCCCTGGTCACGGCCGGAGTGATGTCCCTGGCGTTTTATGCCTTCCGGGGCATGGGCGGCTGA
- the rsxE gene encoding electron transport complex subunit RsxE — translation MHRIWKEFVKGLWKELPPFRVVLGLCPTLAVTSSAENGLGMGLAVVFVLTLSNLLVSLLRNLIPSKVRIACFILIAASLVVTVELLMQAYAYPLYQKLGIFVPLIVVNCIILGRAEAFASKNPVLASVADALGMGLGFTMSLTVLGCIRELFGNGTVFGAQVAWDTFAPFSIMVQAPGAFLCLGLILAGMNAFSGWYSRRHEGPPPRAVEAIASCSSPGAAHLAIVEEDAESPANGTNGSAD, via the coding sequence ATGCACCGCATCTGGAAGGAATTCGTCAAGGGGCTCTGGAAGGAGCTGCCCCCGTTCCGCGTGGTCCTGGGCCTGTGCCCCACCCTGGCCGTGACCTCTTCCGCGGAGAACGGGCTGGGCATGGGGCTGGCCGTGGTCTTCGTGCTCACGCTCTCGAACCTGCTCGTTTCGCTCCTGCGCAACCTGATCCCGTCCAAGGTGCGCATCGCCTGCTTCATCCTCATCGCGGCCTCCCTGGTGGTCACGGTGGAGCTGCTGATGCAGGCCTATGCCTATCCGCTCTACCAGAAGCTCGGAATCTTCGTGCCGCTCATCGTGGTCAACTGCATCATCCTTGGACGGGCCGAGGCCTTCGCGTCCAAGAATCCCGTGCTCGCCTCCGTGGCCGACGCGCTCGGCATGGGCCTTGGGTTCACCATGTCCCTGACCGTTCTGGGGTGCATCCGCGAGCTGTTCGGCAACGGCACGGTGTTCGGCGCGCAGGTGGCCTGGGATACGTTCGCGCCGTTCAGCATCATGGTCCAGGCGCCGGGCGCGTTCCTCTGCCTGGGCTTGATCCTGGCGGGCATGAACGCCTTCAGCGGCTGGTACAGCCGCCGTCACGAAGGTCCGCCGCCGCGCGCCGTGGAAGCCATCGCCTCGTGCTCTTCGCCGGGCGCGGCGCATCTGGCCATCGTGGAGGAAGACGCAGAAAGTCCGGCCAACGGCACCAACGGCAGCGCTGATTAG
- the rnfG gene encoding RnfABCDGE type electron transport complex subunit G codes for MRELIKMVLVLSLIGTISGYGLAALKQATRADIEEQVLTYVQGPALLGVLAGVENDPIKDRRKLSLEDGGEITVFPGFRGGRLTSLAFETFAPGYSGNIGVMVAFDLDADTVSAVGVTTQSETPGVGTRVFVPGFYEQFEDHPLTGLGLKKDNGDIDAVSGATFSSAGTVNAVGKAAELYPGLKEKARAAWNG; via the coding sequence ATGCGTGAACTGATCAAGATGGTGCTGGTGCTCTCGCTCATAGGCACGATCTCCGGCTACGGCCTGGCCGCGCTCAAGCAGGCCACCCGCGCGGACATCGAGGAACAGGTGCTGACCTACGTGCAGGGACCGGCGCTCCTGGGCGTGCTGGCGGGCGTGGAGAACGATCCCATCAAGGACCGCCGCAAGCTGTCCCTTGAGGACGGCGGCGAGATCACCGTGTTCCCCGGTTTTCGTGGCGGGAGGTTGACGAGCCTCGCGTTCGAGACCTTTGCCCCCGGTTATTCGGGCAACATCGGCGTGATGGTCGCCTTCGACCTGGACGCGGACACGGTGTCGGCCGTGGGCGTGACCACCCAGTCCGAAACGCCGGGAGTGGGCACGAGGGTCTTTGTGCCAGGATTTTACGAGCAGTTCGAGGACCACCCGCTCACGGGCCTGGGGTTGAAGAAGGACAACGGCGACATCGACGCCGTTTCCGGGGCGACCTTCTCCTCGGCGGGCACGGTGAATGCGGTCGGGAAGGCCGCCGAACTCTATCCCGGGCTGAAGGAAAAGGCCCGCGCCGCCTGGAACGGCTGA
- a CDS encoding RnfABCDGE type electron transport complex subunit D — translation MIKQAAIIKPHADIAIRLTVGPPSHWRCGRTIRGMNLERVLALAPAVLLASWRFGLGAAEVVGMACAAAVACEALMSRLRRQPMQLDNWNAFYTGLLFALLLPSGAPWWLAFVGGFVSVALGQTLFGGQGSNPFCAPALGWAVCKASWPQFMDVDLALAALPMNEPLATLKYFGVSGLEQFDLLELFLGGQIGAVGASQVAALLLGGLWLLVRGVVKPFIPLAFLLGVALTSGVLWQIDPPRFAAPQFHLVTGSVMLAAFFLATDPGSSPCGRLPMILFGLVAGTLTVLIRTYGVFLDGAPLAVLLANLLTPLLDRIRPRPFGARRKIHA, via the coding sequence ATGATCAAACAAGCCGCCATCATCAAGCCCCATGCGGACATCGCCATCCGGCTCACCGTGGGCCCGCCTTCCCACTGGCGCTGCGGGCGGACCATCCGGGGCATGAACCTGGAGCGCGTTCTGGCCCTGGCGCCCGCCGTTCTGCTGGCATCCTGGCGCTTCGGTCTGGGCGCGGCGGAGGTCGTGGGCATGGCCTGCGCCGCGGCCGTGGCCTGCGAGGCGCTCATGTCCCGGCTGCGCAGGCAGCCCATGCAGCTGGACAACTGGAACGCCTTTTACACCGGGCTGCTCTTCGCCCTGCTTCTGCCGAGCGGTGCGCCCTGGTGGCTCGCCTTTGTGGGCGGATTCGTCTCCGTGGCCCTGGGGCAGACGCTTTTCGGCGGCCAGGGGTCCAATCCGTTTTGCGCGCCTGCCCTGGGCTGGGCCGTCTGCAAGGCCTCCTGGCCGCAGTTCATGGACGTGGACCTGGCCCTGGCCGCGCTGCCCATGAACGAGCCCTTGGCTACGCTGAAATATTTCGGCGTATCCGGCCTGGAGCAGTTCGACCTGCTGGAGCTTTTCCTCGGCGGACAGATCGGCGCCGTGGGCGCGTCGCAGGTGGCTGCGCTGCTGCTGGGCGGGCTTTGGCTCCTGGTGCGCGGCGTGGTCAAGCCGTTCATCCCGTTGGCCTTCCTGCTCGGCGTGGCGCTGACCTCCGGGGTGCTCTGGCAGATCGATCCGCCGCGCTTCGCCGCGCCGCAGTTTCATCTGGTCACGGGATCGGTGATGCTCGCCGCCTTCTTCCTGGCCACGGATCCAGGATCGTCGCCCTGCGGACGGCTGCCCATGATCCTGTTCGGCCTCGTGGCCGGGACGCTGACCGTGCTCATCCGGACCTACGGCGTGTTCCTGGACGGCGCTCCCCTGGCGGTGTTGCTGGCCAACCTGCTGACCCCTCTTCTTGACCGCATCCGGCCCCGGCCCTTTGGCGCGAGGAGGAAGATCCATGCGTGA
- a CDS encoding 4Fe-4S dicluster domain-containing protein: MLENNVFSLRAELSGKVVEIPEPEEVSLFVCGYDIRAERGKAVKRGEALAAHPRTAGGAANAPIAGKVSKIDFAYLSIKKDKKDEAADPVDVRSLSPGEELNQAMRDLGISVERFREAELLIVNGLNPQPGVNVAEQLLRDENETVRRGLSLVRKAVNPRRCVLVTGDGGYSLEGCSDVRMRPEYPNSLAPLVIKAVTGREQSDGVAVFSVHKLWQIGRVVETGRAIDETVFTLAGTAYCARIGTPIVDILDFAGVEIHPGDRLVLSGPLTGYTVFNVEHGLEKGVYALNVIPKDAFPAMEDRPCINCGECVLHCPARLQPNIIARFAEYGMFQQAREQGLDACMECGLCSYWCPALRPMQHYLRFARQQLRTETDRLTAGWTR, translated from the coding sequence ATGCTTGAAAACAACGTGTTTTCGCTCCGAGCGGAGCTGTCCGGCAAGGTCGTCGAGATTCCGGAACCCGAAGAGGTGAGCCTGTTCGTCTGCGGCTACGACATCCGCGCGGAGCGCGGGAAGGCCGTGAAGCGGGGCGAGGCGCTGGCCGCGCACCCAAGAACCGCCGGAGGAGCGGCCAATGCGCCCATTGCGGGCAAGGTCAGCAAAATCGACTTCGCCTATCTTTCCATCAAAAAGGACAAGAAGGACGAGGCCGCCGACCCCGTGGACGTGCGCTCCCTGAGCCCAGGCGAGGAACTCAATCAGGCCATGCGCGATCTGGGCATCAGCGTGGAGCGTTTCCGCGAGGCCGAACTCCTGATCGTCAACGGCCTGAATCCGCAGCCCGGCGTGAACGTAGCCGAGCAGCTCCTGCGCGACGAAAACGAAACCGTGCGCCGGGGGCTTTCGCTGGTGCGCAAGGCCGTGAATCCGCGTCGATGCGTGCTGGTCACGGGCGACGGAGGCTATTCGCTGGAAGGCTGCTCCGATGTGCGCATGCGTCCCGAATACCCCAACAGTCTGGCCCCGCTGGTCATCAAGGCCGTGACCGGGCGGGAACAGTCCGACGGCGTGGCGGTCTTCAGCGTGCACAAGCTCTGGCAGATCGGTCGGGTCGTGGAAACGGGCCGTGCCATCGATGAGACCGTGTTTACGCTGGCCGGAACCGCCTATTGCGCGCGCATCGGCACGCCCATTGTGGATATCCTTGATTTTGCCGGAGTGGAGATTCACCCCGGCGACCGTCTCGTGCTCTCCGGGCCGCTCACGGGCTACACGGTCTTCAACGTGGAGCACGGCCTGGAAAAAGGCGTCTACGCCTTGAACGTGATTCCCAAGGACGCTTTCCCGGCCATGGAGGACCGTCCCTGCATCAACTGCGGCGAGTGCGTTCTGCACTGCCCGGCGCGGCTCCAGCCGAACATCATCGCGCGCTTCGCGGAGTACGGCATGTTCCAGCAGGCGCGGGAGCAGGGGCTCGACGCCTGCATGGAGTGCGGGCTTTGCTCCTATTGGTGCCCGGCCCTGCGGCCAATGCAGCATTACCTCCGTTTCGCCAGGCAGCAGCTGCGGACCGAAACCGATCGGCTGACCGCGGGCTGGACACGTTGA
- a CDS encoding cytochrome c3 family protein: MNKHLIAVLGVTGALFLVSAAGYILPAPADGPPARVLLDNTGGRVVFAHQVHAQDYGLDCADCHHDEGDPEHPVPCGDCHPSAFDAAWAASHQQRFADKAQCLRCHDGDPTGGVAAEEKPDTSWIPVRTEAFHGQCMGCHESMSGPAGDGSCKSCHAGM; this comes from the coding sequence TTGAACAAACATCTGATTGCCGTCCTGGGCGTGACCGGGGCGCTCTTCCTGGTCTCGGCGGCGGGCTACATCCTGCCCGCCCCGGCGGACGGACCGCCTGCCCGCGTGTTGCTGGACAACACCGGCGGGCGCGTCGTCTTCGCCCATCAGGTCCACGCGCAGGATTACGGCCTGGATTGCGCCGACTGCCATCACGACGAAGGGGATCCGGAGCATCCTGTTCCCTGCGGCGACTGCCATCCGTCGGCTTTTGATGCGGCCTGGGCTGCGTCGCACCAGCAACGGTTCGCGGACAAGGCGCAGTGCCTGCGTTGCCACGATGGTGACCCTACCGGAGGCGTCGCGGCGGAAGAAAAGCCGGACACAAGCTGGATTCCGGTGCGCACCGAGGCGTTCCACGGCCAGTGCATGGGCTGCCATGAAAGCATGAGCGGACCAGCCGGCGACGGATCGTGCAAATCCTGCCATGCGGGGATGTGA
- a CDS encoding FecR family protein → MKAIFLSFALLLSLLPCGAAAAEEPAGYVQSVEGRALAVNDTPEIAARFGGSGARRLTVEAPLYQSDVLLTDENSKVQFMLMDGTIFTMAPDTRLDLAEFAYSEEGEDGALQADILSGACQFVTGQIVNRNPFFFRIQAPMATIGIRGTEAAVAVSLANEAEIRSRTRGLIAQAAATLAVPGGRVSAQFAQNVRAVFNAAKPSRVDVAHMDGLKTRSVMVTDHFNRNQFVDRGQEVSVAAQKGVSSPSRMQFRQEFTKTLVDKKAPTPSNVSESAASASKGNSDNSNGKSGDSNGKAGNSSDAPGKSGMSHGKSADAPGQSGSSPGNSGNSNAGGNSGGGNSGGGNSGGGNSGGGGGGGGGNGGGNGGGNGGGNGGGNGGGNGGGNGGGNGGGNGKK, encoded by the coding sequence ATGAAAGCAATATTTCTCAGCTTCGCGCTTCTGCTGTCTCTGCTGCCATGCGGGGCCGCGGCTGCCGAAGAACCGGCGGGATATGTCCAAAGCGTTGAGGGAAGAGCCCTGGCGGTCAACGACACTCCGGAGATCGCCGCACGCTTCGGCGGCAGCGGAGCGAGAAGGCTCACCGTGGAAGCGCCGCTGTACCAAAGCGACGTGCTGCTCACCGATGAAAACTCCAAAGTCCAGTTCATGCTCATGGATGGAACGATCTTCACCATGGCGCCGGACACCAGGCTCGACCTCGCGGAGTTCGCCTACAGCGAGGAAGGGGAGGACGGCGCTCTCCAGGCCGACATCCTGAGCGGAGCCTGCCAGTTCGTCACCGGGCAGATCGTCAACCGAAACCCCTTCTTCTTCCGCATCCAAGCTCCCATGGCGACCATCGGCATCCGGGGCACGGAAGCCGCCGTGGCCGTCTCCCTGGCCAACGAGGCGGAAATCCGGTCCCGCACCCGCGGTCTCATCGCCCAGGCGGCGGCCACGCTCGCGGTTCCCGGCGGGCGGGTATCCGCGCAATTCGCACAGAACGTCCGCGCGGTGTTCAACGCCGCCAAACCTTCGCGGGTCGACGTGGCCCACATGGACGGCCTGAAGACCCGAAGCGTCATGGTCACCGACCATTTCAACCGCAACCAGTTCGTGGACCGCGGACAGGAAGTGTCCGTGGCCGCCCAAAAAGGCGTTTCAAGTCCCTCCCGCATGCAATTCCGCCAGGAATTCACCAAGACGCTCGTGGACAAAAAGGCACCGACCCCTTCCAACGTCAGCGAAAGCGCCGCATCCGCGAGCAAGGGCAATTCCGACAACTCCAACGGCAAGTCGGGCGATTCCAACGGCAAGGCGGGCAACTCCTCCGACGCGCCTGGCAAGTCGGGCATGTCTCACGGCAAGTCCGCCGATGCTCCCGGACAGTCCGGCAGCTCCCCTGGCAATTCCGGAAACAGCAATGCGGGCGGCAACTCCGGCGGAGGCAACTCCGGCGGCGGAAACTCCGGCGGCGGAAACTCCGGCGGAGGCGGCGGAGGCGGCGGCGGAAACGGCGGCGGAAACGGCGGTGGAAACGGTGGCGGAAACGGCGGCGGCAATGGCGGCGGCAACGGCGGAGGCAACGGCGGAGGCAACGGCGGAGGCAACGGGAAGAAGTAG